In Candidatus Nitronauta litoralis, one DNA window encodes the following:
- a CDS encoding sigma-54-dependent Fis family transcriptional regulator yields the protein MESGKIIFVDDEEHVRRSRRQTLELAKYEVTTFSNAEDALHMLDNTWPGILVSDIKMPGLSGLELLEEVVRVDRDLPVVLITGHGDVPMAVKAMQLGAYDFIEKPCPTDQLLEIVRRAMEKRNLVMENRKLRMEIASSRQAENKILGQCEAIDRLNHIIRNIAESDADVLILGETGTGKELVANNLHELSQRRNHPFVPINCGALPVSLIESELFGHEAGAFTNADQRRIGKFEYAHKGTIFLDEIESMPMQMQVRLLRVLQDRVVERLGSNERIPVDVRVIAATKIDLKEASAKKEFREDLYYRLNVVNLQLPPLRERREDIPLLFQHFVAEASRRYNYEPAIVPQAFMHNLISRHWEGNIRELKNESERFVLGLSPASSGEFRESLVDHGQINGKKTTLSRIVQNFEKTTIEQELHRQKGDIKNTYTALGIPRQTLYDKMTKYGLKRSQFIKKEMD from the coding sequence TTGGAATCCGGAAAAATAATATTCGTTGATGACGAAGAGCACGTTCGCCGATCGCGCCGACAAACCCTGGAGTTGGCCAAATATGAAGTGACCACATTCAGCAATGCTGAAGATGCTCTTCATATGCTGGACAATACCTGGCCGGGCATCCTGGTTTCGGACATTAAAATGCCAGGATTAAGCGGGCTGGAATTGCTGGAAGAGGTTGTTCGTGTTGACCGCGATTTACCGGTTGTCCTTATCACCGGCCATGGGGACGTCCCCATGGCGGTAAAGGCCATGCAGCTGGGTGCATACGATTTTATTGAAAAGCCCTGTCCAACAGATCAACTTCTGGAAATAGTCCGGCGTGCCATGGAAAAACGAAACCTGGTAATGGAGAACCGGAAACTCAGGATGGAGATCGCTTCCAGCCGCCAGGCTGAGAACAAAATACTGGGCCAATGCGAAGCCATTGATCGTTTGAACCATATCATCCGGAATATCGCCGAATCCGATGCAGATGTATTGATCCTTGGAGAAACGGGAACCGGCAAGGAATTGGTGGCAAACAACCTCCATGAGTTGAGTCAGCGCCGCAATCATCCGTTTGTGCCCATCAACTGTGGCGCTTTACCGGTCAGCCTGATTGAAAGTGAATTGTTCGGGCACGAAGCTGGCGCTTTTACCAATGCTGATCAACGTCGCATAGGAAAATTCGAATATGCCCATAAAGGCACAATTTTTCTTGATGAAATCGAAAGCATGCCAATGCAAATGCAGGTTCGGCTTCTTCGGGTCTTGCAGGACCGGGTGGTTGAACGGTTGGGAAGTAATGAGCGCATCCCAGTGGATGTTCGGGTGATTGCTGCGACTAAGATTGATTTGAAGGAAGCGAGTGCAAAAAAGGAGTTTCGTGAGGATCTGTATTACCGGCTGAATGTGGTGAACCTCCAACTACCACCCTTAAGGGAGAGGCGGGAAGATATCCCTCTGTTGTTTCAGCATTTTGTTGCAGAGGCGAGTAGACGTTACAATTATGAACCCGCAATTGTACCGCAGGCTTTTATGCATAACCTGATATCCCGTCATTGGGAGGGGAATATTCGCGAATTAAAAAATGAATCCGAACGGTTTGTCCTCGGTCTGTCTCCGGCATCATCGGGAGAATTCAGGGAAAGTCTGGTCGATCACGGGCAAATAAATGGAAAGAAGACGACTTTATCCCGGATTGTTCAGAACTTTGAAAAAACAACTATTGAACAGGAACTCCATCGGCAAAAAGGGGACATAAAAAATACATACACTGCACTTGGGATACCCCGCCAAACGCTTTATGACAAAATGACCAAATATGGGCTTAAGCGATCCCAGTTTATTAAAAAAGAAATGGATTGA
- a CDS encoding PAS domain S-box protein, translating into MDTVRGFSEPSPQPVDTDAPLNVLLVEDDDEDAEFLEIILSQVTNPPFLLERAQTLHETLDYLTRAEADLVLLDLFLPDCKGIETLQSITRVVPRTSIVVLTGANDERLALTALNRGAQDYIVKGHLHTAQLSRSMRFAVERKRVGIALMESEERLRSVIENALDTILSLDQNGTIQSINPAGERTFGFKSSEVIGKNIRILIPDLATLLPLAKDSYETGTGQIIGQFIEASGLQKNGNMIPLELSLSETTSGGQPLVIGVVRDVTDRKLSEARLRKAQEDLVQAAKMAVLGQMSAGISHELNQPLEALQAYVDNVEQLLKEKRYEEVRSNFVAISDMTRRAGKIVSNIKNLVQHQPQEKRPVLTKTVMESALAFMQIGNRLDGIEIVRMYQAEPAWIMGEAVQLEQVFLNLIGNAIDAMQHLSNKRLIFIITSTKSQVWVTIRDTGPGISKSVLSKIFDPFFTTKSSQKGLGLGLAISSSIIQEFGGTLEASNHPEGGAQFTLTFDKIGEEQFS; encoded by the coding sequence ATGGATACTGTTCGTGGATTTTCTGAACCCTCGCCTCAACCAGTTGATACTGATGCGCCGCTCAACGTTTTGCTGGTCGAGGATGACGATGAAGATGCTGAATTTCTCGAAATCATTCTAAGCCAGGTCACCAACCCGCCGTTTTTACTGGAAAGGGCTCAGACCCTTCATGAGACCCTTGATTACCTTACTCGAGCTGAAGCTGATCTGGTATTGCTCGACCTGTTTTTACCGGATTGCAAGGGCATCGAAACTCTCCAAAGCATTACCAGGGTTGTTCCTCGAACTTCCATTGTAGTTTTGACCGGAGCAAATGATGAGCGCCTCGCCTTGACTGCCCTCAATCGCGGAGCGCAAGACTATATTGTCAAAGGTCACCTCCACACCGCGCAGTTGTCGCGGTCCATGAGATTTGCAGTCGAACGAAAACGTGTCGGGATCGCTCTCATGGAAAGTGAAGAGAGACTCCGCAGTGTGATCGAGAATGCATTGGATACTATTCTGTCGCTCGACCAGAACGGCACTATCCAATCCATAAATCCGGCTGGAGAACGCACTTTCGGATTCAAGTCTTCTGAAGTCATTGGAAAAAATATCCGGATATTGATTCCGGATCTCGCCACCCTGTTGCCTCTAGCCAAAGACAGTTACGAAACAGGAACGGGACAGATCATAGGACAGTTCATCGAAGCGAGTGGTCTCCAGAAAAATGGGAATATGATTCCACTTGAACTGAGTTTGAGTGAGACCACGTCAGGAGGACAGCCTCTGGTGATAGGAGTCGTGCGTGACGTCACCGATCGCAAGCTTTCCGAAGCACGTCTTCGAAAAGCACAGGAAGATCTTGTGCAGGCCGCAAAAATGGCGGTGCTCGGGCAGATGTCTGCAGGTATCAGCCATGAGTTGAATCAGCCCCTGGAAGCTTTGCAGGCCTATGTCGATAATGTTGAGCAACTGCTTAAAGAAAAACGTTACGAAGAAGTCCGGTCCAATTTTGTCGCCATATCGGACATGACCCGCCGTGCCGGGAAAATAGTCAGTAACATCAAGAACCTGGTTCAACACCAACCGCAGGAGAAGCGACCGGTTTTAACCAAGACGGTAATGGAATCTGCTCTGGCTTTCATGCAGATAGGAAACAGGTTGGATGGAATTGAAATTGTCAGGATGTATCAGGCAGAGCCTGCGTGGATCATGGGTGAAGCGGTTCAGCTGGAGCAGGTCTTTCTGAATTTAATTGGTAATGCAATTGATGCCATGCAGCATTTGTCAAACAAGCGCCTGATTTTTATCATTACCTCGACGAAGAGCCAGGTTTGGGTCACCATTCGTGATACGGGGCCGGGTATCAGTAAAAGCGTGCTATCCAAAATATTTGATCCTTTTTTTACCACCAAGTCATCGCAAAAAGGCCTGGGGTTGGGGTTGGCAATTTCCTCCAGCATCATTCAGGAGTTTGGAGGGACATTGGAAGCATCCAATCATCCTGAAGGTGGAGCCCAGTTTACTTTGACATTTGATAAAATTGGCGAAGAACAGTTCTCCTGA
- a CDS encoding citramalate synthase: MKNILIYDTTLRDGSQAEDIAFTVEDKIRIARKLDESGIPYIEGGWPGANPKDAEFFKKIQDIQFEQARLAAFGSTRGVRNRTEDDPNLRQLVEANTPVITIFGKCWDMQVTEALNASLDDNLQMVGESIQFLKKHCDEVMFDAEHFFDGCKHNPDYALKVLKTAEEAGADWLVLCDTNGGSMPWDIDELTHKVLSTCRARIAVHTHNDSELGVANALAAVRAGVEQVQGTINGYGERCGNCNLISVMANLKLKMEKECLSDENLTGLKELSNFVDELANKGHWNRQPYVGRSAFAHKGGVHISAIKKNRETYEHIVPESVGNSTRILVSEQSGRSTILSKAREYGVDLEENDPRIHELLAQLKEAENLGFQYEGAEASFELLMRDARGEIEQLYEFVGFRVIVEKRKEDESPISEATVKVRVNGIQEIMAAEGHGPVNALDKAIRKALTKFYPELAEMSLLDYKVRILDDKQGTRARIRVLVESGDEHARWGTVGVSEDIIEASWQALIDSIQYKLHAFSLKEKIPT; the protein is encoded by the coding sequence ATGAAAAATATCCTCATATATGACACAACATTGCGTGACGGTTCGCAGGCTGAAGATATCGCTTTCACCGTGGAAGATAAAATCCGTATAGCCCGGAAGCTGGACGAATCAGGTATCCCTTATATCGAAGGAGGGTGGCCGGGAGCGAATCCAAAGGATGCCGAGTTTTTCAAAAAAATTCAGGATATTCAGTTCGAACAGGCTCGATTGGCTGCATTTGGCAGTACACGGGGAGTGCGCAACCGAACGGAAGACGATCCCAATCTGCGCCAACTGGTCGAAGCCAATACTCCGGTGATCACCATTTTCGGGAAGTGCTGGGACATGCAGGTCACTGAAGCACTGAACGCCAGCCTGGATGATAACCTTCAAATGGTTGGTGAGAGTATCCAGTTTTTAAAGAAGCATTGCGACGAGGTGATGTTTGATGCCGAGCATTTTTTTGATGGGTGCAAGCACAACCCGGACTATGCACTTAAGGTTTTGAAAACGGCAGAAGAGGCTGGGGCGGACTGGCTGGTCCTGTGTGATACCAACGGGGGTTCCATGCCCTGGGATATCGATGAGTTGACGCACAAGGTGCTTTCCACCTGCCGTGCACGGATCGCGGTGCACACCCACAACGATTCAGAACTGGGTGTTGCCAACGCGCTGGCAGCAGTTCGTGCGGGTGTTGAGCAGGTGCAGGGTACCATCAACGGTTATGGTGAACGTTGCGGAAACTGTAACCTGATCTCAGTAATGGCCAACCTGAAACTCAAGATGGAAAAAGAATGTCTTTCCGACGAGAACCTGACGGGATTGAAGGAATTGTCCAATTTCGTTGACGAACTTGCCAACAAAGGCCATTGGAACCGTCAGCCTTATGTTGGCAGGAGTGCATTTGCCCATAAGGGAGGGGTGCACATCAGTGCCATCAAGAAAAATCGTGAAACCTACGAACACATTGTTCCAGAGTCTGTAGGCAATTCCACGCGGATTCTGGTTTCCGAGCAATCCGGGCGGAGTACGATCCTTTCCAAGGCACGAGAATATGGGGTTGACCTGGAGGAGAACGATCCTCGCATCCATGAATTGCTTGCCCAATTGAAAGAAGCGGAGAATCTCGGATTTCAATATGAGGGCGCGGAAGCATCTTTTGAATTGCTGATGCGGGATGCCCGGGGTGAGATCGAACAATTGTATGAGTTTGTGGGTTTTCGGGTGATTGTTGAAAAGCGGAAAGAAGACGAGTCTCCGATTTCTGAGGCAACGGTCAAGGTTCGGGTGAATGGTATCCAGGAAATTATGGCAGCAGAGGGCCACGGACCAGTCAACGCGCTTGACAAAGCAATCCGAAAGGCTTTGACTAAATTCTATCCGGAGCTTGCTGAAATGAGTCTGCTCGATTATAAGGTCCGCATTCTGGATGATAAACAGGGAACCCGTGCCCGGATCCGCGTTCTTGTCGAATCTGGTGACGAACATGCCCGTTGGGGAACGGTGGGGGTTTCGGAAGACATCATCGAAGCCAGTTGGCAGGCCCTTATCGATAGCATTCAATACAAGCTTCACGCGTTTTCGTTGAAAGAAAAAATACCCACTTGA
- a CDS encoding aspartate kinase, which yields MSQNIVVQKYGGTSVGCTERIWQVAKRVAETRAKGKKVLVVVSAMAGETDRLLNLAHEMSDNPNRREIDLLLSSGERISAALLAIALREMGCPAISVTGRQMGLLTDNSHTRARIIEIDGKRVRKILKDNQVVVCAGFQGVNDQGDVTTLGRGGSDTSAVALAVAVKSDVCEIYTDVKGVYTTDPRIVPEARKLDMVSFEEMLEMASLGAKVLQIRCVEYANKYKMPIKVRSTFEDDPGTLICEESPEMEQPVVSGVMCAKDQSKITLKGVPDQPGIAAKVFCPLSDQDISVDVIIQNISQEGHTDISFTLPKTHLNEAMEVMERSGKEIQAAEVVADSHIAKISIVGAGMRSHAGIAARMFDSLSREGINIMMISTSEIRISCILEEKYAELAVRVLHDEFKLGENNSEESPQAAETNKKAM from the coding sequence ATGAGTCAGAACATAGTTGTCCAGAAATATGGCGGGACCTCCGTCGGCTGCACGGAGCGCATCTGGCAAGTCGCCAAACGTGTGGCTGAAACACGTGCAAAAGGGAAAAAGGTATTGGTGGTCGTGTCGGCCATGGCGGGAGAAACCGACCGCTTGCTGAACCTTGCGCATGAAATGAGCGACAACCCGAACCGGCGGGAGATTGATCTTCTCTTGTCCTCCGGGGAACGTATATCAGCAGCGTTGCTGGCTATTGCCTTGCGTGAAATGGGCTGCCCCGCAATATCGGTTACCGGTCGACAAATGGGATTGCTCACCGATAACAGCCACACTCGTGCGCGAATTATTGAAATCGATGGTAAGCGGGTGCGCAAAATTTTAAAAGACAATCAGGTGGTTGTCTGCGCCGGGTTCCAGGGAGTTAACGACCAGGGAGATGTCACCACCCTTGGCCGAGGTGGGTCAGACACTTCTGCTGTTGCACTGGCTGTGGCAGTGAAATCAGACGTATGCGAAATCTACACTGATGTGAAGGGTGTCTACACCACAGATCCCAGGATTGTCCCGGAGGCGCGGAAACTGGACATGGTGTCGTTTGAAGAAATGCTCGAAATGGCGAGTCTGGGTGCGAAAGTTCTGCAGATCCGCTGTGTTGAATACGCGAACAAATATAAAATGCCAATCAAGGTGCGTTCCACGTTTGAAGACGACCCGGGAACGCTGATTTGCGAGGAGAGTCCGGAAATGGAACAACCGGTTGTATCGGGCGTCATGTGCGCCAAAGACCAGTCGAAAATTACGTTGAAAGGAGTGCCGGACCAACCGGGAATCGCGGCGAAAGTATTTTGCCCGTTGTCTGACCAGGATATTTCGGTAGATGTCATCATCCAGAATATCAGCCAGGAAGGCCACACTGATATTTCCTTTACGTTACCTAAGACGCATCTCAACGAAGCGATGGAGGTGATGGAACGGTCCGGTAAGGAAATTCAGGCGGCAGAAGTTGTGGCTGATTCACACATCGCCAAGATCTCGATTGTCGGGGCGGGGATGCGCAGTCATGCCGGTATTGCGGCGCGCATGTTTGATTCATTGTCGCGGGAAGGTATCAATATCATGATGATCAGTACCTCTGAGATTCGTATCTCCTGCATCCTGGAAGAAAAATACGCAGAACTTGCCGTTCGGGTTTTGCACGATGAATTTAAACTCGGTGAAAACAATTCGGAAGAATCGCCACAAGCGGCGGAAACAAACAAGAAGGCTATGTGA
- a CDS encoding phosphoglycerate mutase, with protein MKYLVLIGGGLSDQPIAERDNQTPLQLANTPNLDRLAQTGRAGAYNPLPESLPAGPEVSLLGLLGYDPVEYVSGPGHYLAKALKVPVGEDEMPLCCDFIILQSSHNDMILKDFTADRLSGEDSATLIAALQESIVSDDVRFHSGGGPSNLMVMKTDPFPDRLQPPMELVGEGIRKHIPQEKPYRELVHLMNEAQIILHNHPFNRQRAADSADAVNSVWFWGNGQSKQLPEFEQHIGEKGAVITASPLFRGMALAANMHVPEVEGITGFLDTNYEATVEATLKALETHDIVYTHVGAGEPVSLQGMIDDKVDAIEDFDEKIVGPLVQHAELQGNLRVLVTENHMSSVDLMRYKKSPVPYVMYPAKASGTAVQGFDEELISDGSAPIASGQELIRLFINEAG; from the coding sequence ATGAAATACCTTGTATTGATCGGGGGTGGCCTGAGCGATCAGCCCATTGCCGAAAGAGATAATCAGACGCCATTGCAATTGGCAAATACGCCTAATCTGGACCGGCTGGCTCAGACCGGTCGGGCAGGGGCCTACAATCCCCTTCCCGAATCGTTGCCTGCAGGACCCGAGGTCTCCCTGCTGGGGTTGCTTGGGTATGATCCGGTCGAGTATGTATCGGGTCCCGGTCACTATCTGGCTAAAGCGCTCAAAGTGCCGGTGGGTGAAGACGAGATGCCGTTGTGTTGCGATTTCATTATTCTGCAGTCCAGCCACAACGATATGATCCTCAAGGATTTCACTGCGGATCGTTTATCTGGAGAAGACTCGGCGACCCTCATCGCGGCCTTGCAGGAGTCGATTGTAAGCGACGATGTCCGTTTTCATTCCGGTGGGGGACCCAGTAACCTGATGGTGATGAAGACCGACCCTTTCCCGGATCGGTTGCAACCTCCAATGGAGCTGGTCGGGGAGGGCATCAGAAAACACATTCCGCAGGAGAAGCCTTATCGGGAGTTGGTGCATCTAATGAATGAGGCGCAGATCATTTTGCACAACCATCCATTCAATCGCCAACGCGCAGCCGATAGTGCCGACGCGGTCAACAGCGTCTGGTTCTGGGGCAATGGTCAGTCAAAACAGCTCCCGGAATTTGAACAACACATTGGGGAAAAAGGTGCGGTGATCACAGCTTCCCCTCTGTTTAGGGGGATGGCCCTGGCTGCCAATATGCATGTGCCCGAGGTTGAAGGGATTACCGGTTTTCTTGATACAAATTACGAGGCCACGGTGGAAGCAACGCTGAAGGCCCTTGAGACACACGATATCGTTTACACCCATGTGGGAGCTGGCGAACCGGTTTCATTGCAGGGAATGATCGACGACAAGGTCGATGCGATCGAAGATTTCGATGAAAAAATTGTGGGTCCGCTGGTGCAGCATGCAGAGTTGCAGGGCAATTTACGGGTTCTTGTTACGGAAAATCACATGAGTTCGGTGGACCTCATGCGTTACAAAAAAAGTCCCGTGCCCTATGTGATGTACCCGGCAAAAGCATCAGGAACCGCGGTTCAGGGCTTTGATGAAGAGTTGATTTCAGACGGAAGTGCACCGATAGCCAGTGGCCAGGAATTGATCCGGTTATTTATTAATGAGGCAGGATGA